A DNA window from Parabacteroides johnsonii DSM 18315 contains the following coding sequences:
- a CDS encoding toxin-antitoxin system YwqK family antitoxin — MNRILTLYLFLLLCGTVSAQQIMEWNDLQILTDNARRTVYYEKGSKHPLQGEYRIIRGLDEERVKLSDGIIDGDYRRYRDGVLRESGIYAKGKRNGTFTEYYQDGVTPRKETPMQQGKIDGTVKTYFRNGKIETEKEYRQSAENGRERRFDSKTGEQIFESHYIDGKKEGEEWEIFEDGRTLRSRTTRHYRNGKLDGSYRVESTEDGKPYITIEGQYTDGEKSGRWKQYNATDDTTREWDE, encoded by the coding sequence ATGAATAGAATCTTAACACTATACCTCTTTTTATTGTTGTGCGGCACGGTTTCCGCACAACAAATAATGGAATGGAATGATTTGCAGATACTAACGGATAACGCACGGCGCACGGTCTATTATGAAAAAGGCAGCAAACATCCATTGCAGGGAGAATATCGTATTATACGAGGGCTTGACGAGGAGCGTGTTAAACTTTCCGATGGCATAATAGACGGCGATTATCGCCGCTATCGTGATGGGGTACTGCGTGAATCGGGCATATATGCCAAAGGCAAGCGTAACGGTACATTCACGGAGTATTACCAAGACGGCGTTACTCCCCGAAAGGAAACACCCATGCAGCAAGGCAAGATAGACGGAACGGTAAAAACCTATTTCCGTAACGGCAAAATAGAAACCGAAAAGGAGTATAGGCAGAGTGCGGAAAACGGACGTGAACGCCGTTTTGACAGCAAGACGGGTGAGCAGATTTTTGAATCCCATTATATAGACGGCAAAAAAGAGGGTGAGGAATGGGAAATCTTCGAGGATGGGCGCACACTTCGCAGCAGGACTACACGACACTACCGTAATGGAAAACTTGACGGCTCTTATCGTGTGGAATCGACAGAGGACGGCAAACCCTATATAACCATTGAGGGACAATATACCGACGGCGAGAAATCGGGACGCTGGAAGCAGTACAACGCTACCGATGACACAACCCGTGAATGGGATGAATGA
- the hypB gene encoding hydrogenase nickel incorporation protein HypB: protein MCGTCGCGEHHHHDHHHDHEHEHGHEHHHHHDEGKVITLEQDILQRNNLLAERNRGYFEAKHIFCLNLMSSPGSGKTTLLEETIRRLSSGVVRRLPSQICVIEGDQQTSNDADRIAALNVPVFQVNTGTGCHLEADMVNHAVKHLNPSDGSILFVENVGNLVCPAMFDLGEAKKVVIVSTTEGDDKPLKYPHIFLEADICVINKIDLAPYLDTDVETLRNNALKINHHLQIFEVSATKGTGMDAWCDWLVEECAKCK from the coding sequence ATGTGTGGAACTTGCGGATGCGGAGAGCATCATCATCACGATCATCATCATGACCATGAACACGAGCACGGACATGAACACCATCATCATCACGATGAAGGAAAAGTAATAACGTTGGAACAGGATATTCTCCAGCGTAACAATTTGTTGGCCGAACGTAACAGAGGCTATTTCGAGGCGAAACATATTTTCTGCCTGAATCTAATGAGTTCGCCAGGCTCCGGTAAGACGACGCTGTTGGAAGAAACGATACGTCGGTTGAGCTCCGGTGTGGTTCGCAGATTGCCCTCGCAAATCTGTGTCATTGAAGGAGACCAGCAGACCTCGAACGATGCCGACCGTATTGCCGCCCTTAATGTACCCGTTTTCCAGGTCAATACCGGAACCGGTTGTCATCTGGAGGCCGATATGGTGAATCATGCTGTCAAGCATCTGAATCCATCCGACGGCTCCATCCTGTTTGTGGAAAATGTCGGTAATCTTGTTTGTCCTGCCATGTTCGATTTGGGAGAAGCGAAGAAAGTCGTTATCGTCAGTACCACCGAAGGGGATGACAAGCCGCTGAAATATCCTCATATCTTCTTGGAGGCGGACATCTGTGTGATCAACAAAATCGATCTGGCACCTTATCTGGACACTGATGTGGAGACGTTGCGGAATAATGCTTTGAAGATAAACCATCACTTGCAAATATTCGAAGTGTCTGCGACAAAAGGCACGGGAATGGATGCCTGGTGCGATTGGCTGGTGGAAGAGTGTGCAAAATGTAAATAA
- a CDS encoding acetate--CoA ligase family protein codes for MINRELINPQSIVVVGGSNNVHKPGGRLVRNLLDGKYKGELYVVNAKEDDVQGLKSYHSVHDIPETELAIISIPGPACPEAVDVLAKQKNVKAFIVISAGFGEETHEGAILEEQMLKSINEAGASLIGPNCIGLMNMNYHGVFTQPIPEFHTDGVDFVSSSGGTALFIIESALTKGLRFSSVWSVGNSKQIGVEEVIEYMDRNFDPVLDSKIKMLYIEQIKNPDKLLYHASSLIRKGCHIAAIKAGSTDVGKRAASSHTGAIASSDSAVEALFRKAGIVRCFSREELTTVASIFTLKEVRGKNCAIITHAGGPAVMLADALEKGRLNVPKLDGPLAAELKSKLYPGAAVGNPIDIIGTGTPEHLATAIDFCENRFEDIDLMMVIFGSPGLVKLYDTYEVLHKKMEECKKPIFPVLPSIVTAGPEVKSFVKKGHVNFSDEVTLGTALSRVLNTPKPMSTDIQLYGVDVPEVRRIIDRLPGSGYLNPEEVRTLLKAAQIPLVEEFTSTDRDELVAFAKKVKFPVVAKVVGPIHKSDMGGVALNIRSEEHLIFEYERMMRLPDVTAVMVQPMLKGQELFLGAKYEDRFGHVVLCGLGGIFVEVLKDVSYGLSPLSYDETYSMIRSLRGYPIIKGTRGQRGVDEQQYADIIVRLSTLLRFASEIKEMDINPLVATERGLFAVDARIRIEK; via the coding sequence ATGATTAACCGAGAATTAATTAATCCTCAGAGCATCGTAGTGGTGGGAGGATCCAATAATGTACATAAACCGGGTGGCCGTTTGGTCCGTAATCTGCTGGACGGAAAGTATAAAGGCGAACTATATGTCGTAAATGCCAAAGAAGACGATGTGCAGGGCCTGAAATCCTATCATTCGGTGCATGATATTCCAGAAACGGAACTGGCAATCATCTCTATTCCCGGTCCGGCTTGTCCGGAAGCGGTGGATGTGCTTGCCAAACAGAAAAATGTAAAGGCGTTCATTGTCATTTCGGCCGGTTTCGGAGAGGAAACGCATGAAGGAGCAATCCTAGAAGAACAGATGCTGAAGAGTATTAACGAAGCCGGTGCTTCATTGATCGGTCCGAATTGCATCGGTTTGATGAATATGAACTATCATGGTGTCTTTACCCAGCCGATTCCCGAATTTCATACAGACGGGGTCGATTTCGTTTCCAGTTCAGGTGGTACGGCTCTTTTCATTATCGAATCGGCATTGACAAAAGGACTTCGTTTCTCTTCGGTCTGGTCTGTCGGCAACTCCAAGCAGATCGGTGTGGAAGAGGTGATCGAATACATGGACCGCAACTTCGACCCGGTCCTTGACTCCAAAATAAAGATGCTTTATATCGAGCAGATCAAAAATCCGGATAAGCTCTTGTATCATGCTTCTTCCCTGATTCGCAAGGGGTGTCATATCGCAGCCATAAAGGCGGGTAGTACGGATGTCGGTAAACGGGCTGCATCTTCCCATACAGGAGCGATTGCCAGCTCGGATTCGGCAGTGGAAGCCCTGTTCCGCAAAGCTGGTATCGTGCGTTGTTTCAGCCGTGAAGAATTGACGACCGTTGCCAGTATCTTTACCCTGAAAGAAGTGAGAGGCAAGAACTGCGCGATTATCACGCATGCCGGAGGTCCAGCCGTAATGTTGGCGGATGCGCTGGAAAAGGGACGGCTGAACGTACCCAAGCTGGACGGTCCGCTTGCCGCAGAATTGAAATCCAAACTATATCCGGGAGCTGCTGTCGGCAATCCGATAGATATCATCGGTACAGGCACTCCCGAACATCTGGCTACCGCTATCGATTTTTGTGAAAACCGTTTTGAAGATATCGACCTGATGATGGTTATCTTCGGCAGTCCGGGATTGGTAAAACTATACGATACTTATGAAGTGCTCCATAAGAAAATGGAGGAATGCAAGAAACCGATTTTCCCGGTATTGCCATCCATCGTAACGGCGGGTCCGGAAGTGAAAAGCTTCGTAAAGAAAGGACATGTGAACTTTTCGGATGAAGTGACATTAGGAACAGCTCTCTCGCGGGTGCTCAATACGCCGAAGCCTATGAGTACGGATATCCAATTGTATGGTGTCGATGTTCCCGAAGTCCGCCGTATTATCGACCGGTTGCCGGGCAGCGGTTATTTGAATCCCGAAGAAGTTCGTACTTTGTTGAAAGCGGCCCAGATACCGTTAGTAGAAGAGTTTACGTCGACCGACCGTGACGAACTGGTCGCTTTTGCCAAGAAAGTTAAGTTCCCGGTTGTAGCCAAGGTTGTCGGTCCTATACATAAAAGCGATATGGGAGGTGTCGCTTTGAATATCCGCAGTGAGGAACATCTGATTTTCGAATATGAACGGATGATGCGTCTACCTGATGTGACGGCCGTCATGGTACAACCGATGTTGAAAGGGCAGGAGTTGTTCTTGGGGGCTAAGTATGAAGACCGTTTCGGCCATGTCGTGCTTTGCGGTCTGGGAGGTATTTTCGTCGAAGTGCTGAAAGACGTCTCTTACGGTCTGTCGCCTCTGTCGTATGACGAAACTTATTCCATGATCCGTTCCTTGCGCGGTTATCCTATTATAAAGGGAACACGTGGCCAGCGGGGAGTGGATGAACAGCAATATGCGGATATCATAGTCCGCCTGTCCACACTACTCCGTTTTGCATCCGAAATTAAGGAAATGGACATCAATCCTCTTGTCGCGACCGAACGAGGACTGTTCGCCGTAGATGCACGTATACGAATTGAAAAGTGA